Proteins encoded together in one Peribacillus asahii window:
- a CDS encoding YlmC/YmxH family sporulation protein, with translation MRLSELGGKEIVDVNRAERLGVLGQTDLEFDESGQITALIIPSVKWFGLMKSGQEIRVPWSDIKKVGADMVIIDFQENMPEH, from the coding sequence ATGAGGTTAAGTGAGTTAGGGGGAAAAGAAATTGTTGATGTGAATCGGGCTGAACGATTAGGCGTTCTTGGACAAACGGATTTAGAATTTGATGAAAGTGGACAAATAACGGCTTTGATTATCCCTTCCGTTAAATGGTTTGGGCTGATGAAAAGCGGACAGGAGATTCGCGTTCCATGGTCTGATATTAAAAAGGTTGGAGCGGATATGGTTATTATTGATTTTCAAGAAAATATGCCTGAGCATTAG